In the Ptychodera flava strain L36383 unplaced genomic scaffold, AS_Pfla_20210202 Scaffold_29__1_contigs__length_4469600_pilon, whole genome shotgun sequence genome, one interval contains:
- the LOC139127112 gene encoding filamin A-interacting protein 1-like codes for MAAGLPTTVQDDSHIAAMIDRHFEEHKDNCVVRNETEELTSKIIENLTKNNVAVKNAKLLKENLAESEDVTESLAKFASSLTDEDGEKTRKEMAQVTELSTTMTKGFNNLETKEFLHHKSVNNDKDRKEATAVQPGMPVTEDVGTMGTTAVKGKETSETTEVKSEIQRREQADNSTAFAVKVELNEEPFQQQMINLDEQEPSSSVREKKEKVNATWKGCNEEFKKNANEVNINEESQQIICFKCKEHCGLVKVKSTEISSLTIHMDIPTLYNLYRLEHTCLSGSFPDSFEPLLITDKMREEADKVGLQLKLKATYDQARFDELELFFINRDGGGLKRVKVFDDVIEVKDAEEIHIEDEETDQIYKKMLTGRVDSSSHGKSVEDIQSKSEMERATLEFQLNEAKKEKATLEERCKELTQKLESTEQSLVSQRIDSSVKQKTLQSELTEKKKLANELEDKVGELEHKFDQSELKEPEKGHMMQASAATSPPTSPVVYSQSQQMSYQTDQSHTQGYMLGQMRTQRMHYQPDTQYTQKPQMYRSPPQGQFTSPYYQGQSLIPQEIQTKATQVHGTYLFSLVVSDTELISPSPRRSPVETYRFRSCPSVCPCICHQLYLRHL; via the exons ATGGCAGCTGGTCTACCAACAACAGTCCAGGATGATTCACATATTGCTGCTATGATTGACAGACACTTTGAAGAACACAAGGATAACTGTGTTGTAAGGAATGAAACAGAAGAGCTGACTTCCAAGATAATTGAAAACTTGACAAAAAACAACGTAGCTGTCAAAAATGCAAAGCTGCTCAAAGAAAACTTAGCTGAGAGTGAGGATGTGACGGAAAGCTTAGCCAAGTTTGCTTCATCATTGACTGATGAAGATG GAGAAAAGACAAGAAAGGAGATGGCTCAAGTGACTGAACTCTCAACGACTATGACAAAAGGTTTCAACAATCTAGAAACTAAAGAATTTCTGCATCATAAATCAGTCAACAATGACAAAGACAGAAAAGAGGCCACAGCAGTGCAACCTGGGATGCCAGTCACAGAAGATGTTGGAACTATGGGCACCACAGCGGTCAAAGGCAAAGAGACTTCAGAAACCACAGAAGTGAAATCTGAGATACAGAGAAGAGAGCAAGCTGACA ATTCCACTGCTTTTGCAGTGAAAGTTGAATTAAATGAAGAACCCTTTCAACAACAAATGATAAATCTTGATGAACAGGAGCCATCAAGTAGTGTCAGGGAGAAAAAAGAGAAAGTCAACGCTACATGGAAGGGGTGCAATGAAGAATTTaagaaaaatgcaaatgaggtgAACATCAATGAAGAAAGCCAGCAGATAATATGCTTCAAGTGTAAGGAGCACTGTGGTCTGGTCAAAGTAAAAAGCACCGAAATCAGTTCATTAACAATCCACATGGACATACCTACTCTGTATAACCTGTACAGATTAGAACACACATGTCTATCTGGTAGTTTTCCTGACTCATTTGAACCACTATTGATAACTGATAAGATGAGAGAGGAGGCTGACAAAGTTGGATTACAACTCAAGTTGAAAGCAACATATGACCAAGCCAGATTTGATGAACTAGAATTGTTCTTCATAAATA GAGATGGTGGTGGACTTAAACGGGTCAAAGTCtttgatgatgtcattgaaGTAAAGGATGCTGAAGAGATACACATTGAG GATGAAGAAACTGATCAGATATATAAAAAAATGCTAACAGGAAGAGTTGATAGTAGTTCTCACGGAAAGT CTGTGGAAGATATCCAATCTAAATCTGAAATGGAAAGGGCAACTCTAGAATTTCAActgaatgaggcaaagaaagaaaaggcTACTTTAGAAGAGAGATGTAAGGAACTGACACAAAAGTTAGAGAGCACTGAGCAGTCATTGGTCAGTCAACGTATTGACAGCAGTGTAAAGCAGAAGACATTACAGTCTGAACTTACAGAGAAGAAGAAACTCGCAAATGAACTTGAGGATAAAGTGGGAGAATTGGAACATAAATTTGACCAATCTGAATTAAAGGAACCAGAGAAAG GTCACATGATGCAAGCGTCTGCAGCTACAAGTCCACCCACTTCACCTGTTGTTTACTCCCAGTCACAGCAGATGTCGTACCAAACTGATCAGTCACATACCCAGGGGTATATGTTGGGTCAGATGAGAACTCAGCGTATGCACTATCAGCCtgacacacagtacacacaaaaG CCCCAAATGTACAGATCACCTCCACAAGGACAGTTTACATCACCTTATTACCAAGGGCAAAGCCTCATTCCTCAAGAAATCCAGACCAAAGCCACTCAAGTCCATGGTACGTATTTATTTAGCTTGGTTGTCAGCGACACAGAGCTTATTAGTCCAAGCCCCAGACGAAGTCCGGTGGAGACTTATAGATTTAGGTCCTGTCCCTCCGTGTGTCCGTGCATCTGTCACCAGCTTTATCTCAGACATCTGTGA
- the LOC139127189 gene encoding uncharacterized protein, protein MDNGSLSALLVLTSWNTASDDLTSQPTRTLVKDFCENTLKSDEVSKLYCTVLDVEVSEDQKKDAESVGVTLIPATRSKWADPDEDPPGIHWLFNHNTYYQQLKDLQNVKHVVSFSSKTKNAATAIHESLFPQAQLHQISVPTPPGVVFAFDAWSKHACGLTGYHRAIIQDFLTRKAKSGEYLKAYSTVVDVELSADQIEDAEKCGVTLIKAQRKKGVDKTPKLEWLVHHESHFPDLGKLENISTWLVMLQRLDGLL, encoded by the coding sequence atggacaatggctctCTATCAGCACTGCTTGTATTGACATCATGGAATACAGCATCAGATGACCTGACATCACAACCCACTAGAACACTGGTCAAAGATTTCTGTGAAAACACACTGAAGTCTGATGAAGTTTCTAAACTCTACTGTACTGTCCTTGATGTTGAAGTCAGTGAAGACCAGAAGAAAGATGCAGAGAGTGTTGGAGTTACTTTGATCCCAGCTACAAGAAGTAAATGGGCTGATCCTGATGAAGACCCACCAGGAATACACTGGCTGTTCAACCATAACACATATTACCAACAACTGAAGGActtacaaaatgtaaaacatgttgTCAGCTTTTCTTCCAAGACAAAGAATGCAGCAACTGCAATCCATGAAAGTCTTTTCCCTCAAGCTCAGCTCCACCAAATATCTGTTCCAACTCCTCCTGGTGTAGTGTTTGCTTTTGATGCCTGGAGCAAACATGCCTGTGGTCTGACTGGATATCACAGAGCTATAATCCAGGATTTCTTGACAAGGAAGGCAAAATCAGGAGAATATCTCAAAGCATATTCCACTGTGGTTGATGTTGAACTCAGTGCAGATCAGATAGAAGATGCTGAGAAGTGTGGTGTTACCTTGATAAAGGCACAAAGAAAGAAAGGCGTTGATAAGACGCCGAAATTGGAATGGCTGGTACACCATGAAAGTCACTTCCCTGATCTAGGAAAGCTAGAAAACATCAGTACGTGGTTGGTTATGCTCCAAAGACTGGATGGGCTGCTATAA